GACTTGCGCGGTGTTGACTTGAGCGATGCTGATTTGAGCGATGCTTATCTGGTTAATGCCAATCTAATAGATGCGGATTTAAGTGATTGTGACCTGAGTGGGGCCAACCTGAGTGATTGTGACCTGAGTGGGGCCAACCTGAGTGATTGTGACCTGAGTGGGGCCAACCTGAGTGGTGCTGACCTGAGTGGTGCTGACCTGAGTGGGGCCAACCTGAGTGGGGCCAACCTGAGTGGGGCCAACCTGAGTGGTGCCAACCTGAGTCGTGCTGACCTGAGTGGTGCTGACCTGAGTGGTGCCAACTTGAGTGGTGCCAACTTGAGTGGTGCCAACTTGAGTGGTGCCAACTTGAGTGGTGCTGACCTGAGTGGTGCTGACCTGAGTGGTGCTGACCTGAGTGGTGCCAACCTGATTGTTGCCAACCTGAGTGATGCCAACCTGATTGTTACCAACCTGATTGGTGCTGACCTGAGTGGTGCCAACCTGAGTGATGCCAACCTGAGTGATGCCAACCTGAGTGGTGCCAACCTGAGTGGTGCCAACCTGAGTGGTGCCAACCTGAGTGGTGCCAACCTGAGTGGTGCTGACCTAAGTGGTGCTGACCTGAGTGGTGCCAACCTGATTGTTGCCAACCTGAGTATTGCAAATGTTAAAAAAGCCAACTTCAGCTATAGCAACGGGATTTCCAAAGAAATAAAACAAGACCTAATCAAACGAGGCGCAATCTTTGAGGACTCTCTAGGCGATCGCTCTCTTACCACCAGCCGTTAATCCCAACCCGGTGTCAGCTTCGCTATTTCTAGGCCTAGATGTGGTTTAAACTGCTGGATCTATGGTTAGGGGAATAAGGGGGATAAGGGAATAGAATCAGCACTTCAAAAACTATTGATTATTCTTAACTTGCAAAAGCTTAATTTTTGACTCATCCAATACAGTTAGTTTAACTGGGAAATAGCCCAAACTAGGAACTTCTGGGCTAACATAGGTCAAGTAATAATTAACAAATCCTTCTACTTCCGGTCGTTGCCGAATCGCTTTAGCATCTACATAAATGTACAAATAACGAGTGAGGGGATATGCTGGCAAGAAAGGATCTACTCTATCAATCGCGATCGCCTTCAGCTTATCGCGATTTTGTTTATAGGAACCATACTCTAAAAAGCCAACCATGTAGGGATTAATTAAAGCTTCTGAATGCAACTGCTCTACAAAGTGATAAGATATCGTATTGCGAGCATTAATAATTTGACTGACATTCCCATTAAGAATAGCTTGGGCAAATAGGTCAACTGCACCTCCAGCACTAACCCCAGCAGGGATAATGCGTTTAATCGCTTCCGCTGGCCATTTAGGATTTACATCTGACCACTTTTCGACAGTAAATACCTTTGCTAGTTCGTCGCGCGTCAGACTATTTGGGACGAATTTATTCTGAGAACTAACTACAATCGTCACTGCATCAATGGCAATGGGAAAGCCTATTGGCTCAATACCTGACTGAGAACAAATCGCTAACTCCTGACTGGTAATCGGGCGCACCGTATTGACAATATCTACCTTTTTCTCCTCACAAAGTAGCTTGAAGCTAACTCCGGTATCAATACTAGAGAGCGCAATCTTGCTGGGATAGCCATCTTGAATAAAACGTTGAGCAATAGCCTGACTAATCGGCAAAACTACCGGCGATCCCGATATTGCGAGTGTTCCCTCCAGTTCCAGAGGATTTACCCCCGGTAGCACAATACTCTGTTTAGTTGAGTCTTGGGTTGAGGGAGATTTAATTAATTTACTCTCGATCCGCTGAATACCTAAGATTTCTTTCGATTTATTTTCTGTACTAGCCTTATTGTCAATCTTTGCCTTTGAAGTTGTCGATCCTTGGGCGCAAGCTGTTAATAGTAAAATCATGCCGCTCAAAAATAAGCAACTTCTGTAAACCTTTGTTCTAGTTATCTTCATCATTCTACTTGCACCCGCCGACCATTTTTACTAATTAATGGACTCGCCCCATCTTTGATTCCTTTGGCAAGTCGAATCATCTTTTTCCGTTCTTCAATATACTGAAGAATCTCAGAGGCAAATTTATTATTAGACTCAATCGCTTGGACAATTGCATCTGCGGGAATCACCACAACCTCAACATCCTCATCAGCAACGGTCGTTACCGGACTTACCTCTCCTGGAAAGATCGCCATTTCACCAAATGCTTGGTTAAGTTCCAGCTTGTCCACTGTCTGGCGCTCACCTTTCTCATCTTTGAAGTAAGCGTGTCCCCTACCCTTAAACATAATATAAAACCCCTCATCTTCTTTACCTTCCTGAATAATTAACTCACCGTTGCCATAGGCTTTAAATGTAACGCTTTCAGCCAGTTTGTTAATCTGATGATCGTTAAGTGTCGAGAAATAAGGCAGCGATTGCAAATAAGTTGCCAATTCTTGTAGATCGAGACTGCACTCCTCTTTCATCGGATAAGGTAGAGTAAAACCATAACGTTTAGTCAGATAATAAAGTCGGGATTTAAGTTGCCCAGAAACGTTAGCATCTTGTTCAGGCAGTATTTTGTAGGAAAGGTTGTAGATGATACGGTCATCTTCGTATGAACTTACCACAGCCGAACCTTTGTCTTCGATCGCATCTATACCCTCTATCAGACTATTTAATGCGGTCATCACTTTATTAGGAGAATCATCATAAGAAAAGCTAGCGGAAATATTTTTCCAAATTGCTCCCTGACCGTAATTGATAATGCTTGCCTGTGACAAAACTCCATTGGGAATGTTTAATTTCCACTCAGAAGTTACTATCGTCACTGACCACCAATTTTGCTCAAGTACCCGTCCCTGTTTTTCATCTATCTCAATCCAATCACCTGCTCTAAACGGTTTGGCAAATAGCAGTAGTAATCCTGATACCAGGTTACTGAGGGTGTCTTGCAGTGCTAGGGCAATTACTGCTGAAGCTAACCCCACAGCTTCACTAAAGCCAGTCAAACTTATCTCCCAAACTCCATTAATAATGTGATAGCCAATGGCTAAAATCACTAGCCCCCTGGCTATCTGAAAGAACAGATTAGGTACATGAATTTGCCCTTTTATTGGTTGCTTTTTTGTGGTCAGCAGGGCATTGATTAAAGAGAGTCCCGCCACAATAACAGCAACCCAAGTTAACGTTTCTAAAAAACGCGCCCAGGAATTTTGGTCGCCGATCCTTAAAACCTGTCGGATTACTAAAATCACTGCTAAGGGAGGTAACACATACTCGCGCACCTGACGCAAACCAATTGCTAATGGGTGGTGCTGTCGTTCCAATCTTGAAACTGCTTCACCCAGCAATATACTTAACAATGGGAATCCTAGACCTAAAAGCAATAGCCATCCCAAAAGTGATTTATCCATAAGTTTTTTTTGCAAACAACAAAAAGAGATTTCTAAGTATCTTTCAGCAGATTTCAATTAGTTAGAATGTTGCTTTACACACCGATATTTTCTAACTCAATTTCTGCTGCTGCTTCTTTCATAATTTCGCTCAGAAATGTGTAAGCTTCTTCCCATGCTTTTCGGACTGGTATAGTAAATTCTACACCCAGTCCTTGCCCTAACGTCCACAGCAACGCTTCGCCCACAATATCGTAGTATTCAGCTTTGACTCCATAGCCCGCATGACGGCGACCCAAATCTTGAACGGCTAGGATAATCCGGTCTGGCCGACGCAAACCTTCCACTGCTAGAGCAAGGGTAGCCATTAGCTTACGTTCCTGTTCTTTCATCTCTCCCTTAAATAAAGGACGTAGAGAAGGGCTTAATTCAAATAGTCGTTGGTAGAAAAGTTCGGCAGCTTTATCGGCAATAGGCTTTACTTTTTCAAAGGATGATTGAACTAACTCGACCTGACTGGGAACTAACTTTCTGATAGTTACAAGTGTCCAGGTTTCTATTTCTGGAAAACCTTGAATTTTGACAACCGGGTTTTTGATGAAAGTGTAGCTATCTGCTATCCGTTCGTAGACACTTTGAGTTAGTAAAATATAGTTCAAATTAGGCTGGTTCTGGAGACTGCTGGCTATATAGGCTGTTTCTCCCCAAATTTTGTAGCCAAATCTCTCTGTTCCTACTACCCCTGTTGTGACAGAACCCGCATGAATGCTGATGCGTAAAGCCAAGGGAGAATTATAATTAACATTCAGACGCTGGATGATTTCTAACATGACTAGGGCCAAATCAACCGCTCGCTGGCTGTGGTCAAACCTGGCTTGGGTGAGCCCGCATACTGCCATATAGCTTGTAGTCGCGGAGTTTAGTCGTTCCAACCCATAGCGTTCTGCTGCTGAGTCAAAGTCATCAAATAGCTGGGTAAGTAATTCTGTCATTTTTTGCGGTGACAGGCGTTTGTTGAGCTCAGAAATCCCCGCCAGATTAACATTGAGGATGGTTACTTGCTTGAGGTTGTCAGCAATGGATTCCTCTCCTTGTTTCCTGCGTTCGGCGATCGCATTGGGTAGGATATTATTCAACAGAATACTATTCTCCCGATCCTTGATTTGCAGTTGCTCTTCAGTTTGACGTAATTTGTTCGCCACCTCTTTAAACTCTGTTGCCAATTCCCCAAACTCGTCTTGGGATTTTACCTCAACTTCTACATCCAAGTCCCCAGCACTAAGTTTCCGTGCATTTTCACTTAAGCGACGCAGGGGAGTGGTAAAAATTTTCGCTGCCATTGCGGCTAAAAATGCCGTTCCTAGTAGGAAAAGCGCTGCTGCAATCAACAAAATTATCTGTAAGTTGTAAAGTGGACTATAAGCTTCCCCCACTTCGATTTCTGCCAAAATTGCCCAATTTAACCCGTTCAACTTTAGAGGGGAGTAAGCACTCAATACCTCTACACCCCGATAGTTGCTATTTACCATCATGCCTTGTTTTCCTTCTAAGGCGGCTTGGGCGGCGGTCGAGTCGATTTTCTGTAAGCCAATGGTAGTTTTGAAGTTCTCCATTAGTTCGAGAGTTCTCTTATCAGTCCCGGTATTACCAACAATATTTTGATATTTTTTGGGGTCTTCAACCCAAAAACGGGATGTGGAACGCATTAAGGCATCTGGCCCGACTAAATAAGCTTCTCCTGTTTTCTGCAAACCACTGGTTTCCCAATTATTATTCCGGCTAATAGCCTGGTCAATTTTGTCAGTGGGAATTTGTACTGCCAAGATGCCAATCATGTTAGAACCGCTATAAATTGGTGTTGCCACGAAAGCGGCGGGCGCGTTATAAGAGGGGCGGTAAGGTTTGAAATCAGCAACCTGAATGTTACCTTTGGTCGGATTTGACTGGACTTTCTGCACTAAATCCGCTAGTGAGCTCTGGTAGTAAAAACCCTGTAGCCTACTGGTGGCAAAATCTGTCTCTTTAAAATAGGAATAGATGATATCCCCTGTTTTATGGTTAATCAAAAATAAATCGTAATAGCCGAATCTTTCGATGATTTCTGCTAAGAATTGTTGATATTTGGCATGAGCTTTGCTGTAATCGCTGCCATCACCAGCATCGAGGAGCTTGTTTTTTTCGCCGACAGGATTGGGATTAGAAGCAATGTAGTGATACTGGAGATAGCGAGCCGCTTGTCCGGTGGGAATATAAACACTGGGGTTTATTGCTTCCGGGGATAAATTCTTTTGCAACCGAGGAAAAAATTTTTCGCTGTAGTAAGTATCTAAAGCTTTATCCCATTCGGGGGGAATAAGGTTGCTTTCCAAGATGCGATAGCCTGAATTCAACTCTACCATCGCTTTAACTACGTTGCCGTCTGCTGCCAGCATCCCCACTTGATTGTTCAAATTTTCAAAGTAGGACTCAAACTGCTCGGCTTTGGTGGTGCTAATACCTTCAAGTTGTTCGGCGATTTTGCTTCTGAGGGTGGCTTGTGTTTGATACCAACCGATCCCACTAACTACTACTACAGAACCGAGGCTAACTCCTAGTAGCAATGCTTGCAGCTTGGATTGAATTGTCCAGCGGTCTAGTTTGAGATTACCTAGTGAGTCATTACGGAACTTATGTAAGCGATTTAAGGGATTTAACATCTTTTTTATTAATCTTGAGGGCGAATGCTTAATCTGTTTCTTCCCTCTCTTTGAGGAAATTACAGCATATTCCAGGTTAATGAAGTAGAGTAGAAAAACTCTTGGTAAACTAATTACGTAGAGCAACAAGATTGTGTGTACCACATATACATGGAATATGCTGTATCTGCTCCATGTAAAGATGACGAGTAATTATATTTACTCTAATATATTTACTCTAATCTAGACTTTCTTAAGTTTTTTTATGAAATTATCTTACTGACTTCATATATATCAGATCGATTTGCTTAAGTCAAGGGATTTCAAAAGGTTTTTGCCGATGTCGATAAATTATCCTTAACTTTAAAATAGGAAATTTTGGCAGAGTAGGAATCGTAGTAATACTAGGAAAAATCACAAGGTACAGCTTGCAACGACGAGAGAATTAGGAATGAAATCAAGGGAAAATTTAGACAATAAAAACGAAGAGTTGGTAAGTATTAAAAGGAAAAATGAACAATATTCAGGGACAGGAAAAATATGTTTATCGTCCTCAAGAGACAGGTAGAACTAGAAGAAGACATAGTAACTTTTAGGCTGGTTGGTCGCATCTGCGGCTCAACTGAGTTTCAACACGCTCAACAAGCTATAAAGCTTATCCAACACCGCTTTAGCCTGATTGTCACCCCTGAATAACTAAAGTTAAATCGCTGATGAGGACTGGCGAAATCTACCAAATATCAGTCAAGATATAATCAGAAAACCTTTCCTCCAACCCCATGAATGACATTAATCAGGTTGCCTCCGCCCTTGAGGGCAAAGACTACCGAAAAGCGGCCCAATTGCTTAAACAGCTACAGAAAGACTCTCCCGAAAACCCCTGGGTGAAGTTCTATATTGCACGCTACTACGAACTTACCAACAAACTAGAATCCGCCGAAAAAATTTATCGGCAACTGCTACGGGACACTACTAGCCCTAAAATAGTCGCTCAAACCCGTCAGGCCATCCAACGGCTCGAAACCATAGAACAAAATCGACGAAAAGATGCGATCGCACTCTCTAAAAATGACCCACGCAACGCCGAACCTGGACTCTTAATCCTAGAACCCGTCAGCCCAGAAAATAAACCAGCCGCTATACAACATATAAGTAGAATTCTCAAAATTGACCCCTATACTGCCCGGACGCAAATCCAAAGTCGGGGCTGGCGGTTATACAAAACAGGCACAGTTGGAGAATTGCGGGTTTATGGAGAAGAACTACTCAGCGCAGGCATTCCCGTCTTCTGGGCCACATTAGCCGACATCCAAAAAATTCAAGTCTTTCGAGTCCAATATTTCCAGTCCCTTTCTCCCCAACCCACCGCCATTTGCAAAAACGAACTCGACCAGCTTGGCTCTCTCACATTCAACTGGTCAGAAGTGAGCCAGTGCGTCGAGGGACTATTGCCCCTGTTTATCGAAGTTATGGACTACTCCCCCCACCGACGCAGTGAAAAATTCCGCCATAAAGAAATCACCCAAGACTATGCCCAAATTTGGGACTTGCACCTACCCAGTAGAAAGTGCATATTGCGGCTATGCGACCAAACCTATCAATTTCAAAAAGGCATTACAGCCGAAAAAATAAAAGAGTCAGAGAGCAAAACTCAAAACTCCCAAAATACTGCCAGAATCAACTGGAACAACTTAGTAGAAACCTTCAATCAGCAGCTATCCGTCAACCTCTCATCTGAATTTACTCCCTTTGCAGAGACAGCCTTAAATTATACCCAAATGTTAAGCCGACTTAAATCCCACATTGACATTGAGCGCAAATCCGAAAGTCCTTGGGATACAGCTTTTCAATTGTACAGCGTGCTAGTTTTCCTCAAAAGTCAAGGTCAAAATAAGTAGAAGGAAGAAAAATTTAGTTATCTGGGAGAGAAGGAAGAAAAATTTAGTTATCTAGGAGAGAAGGAAGAATGTTTATACAAAAGTTTTGAGTTTTGAATTGACTAACAACCCAAAACTCAAAACTCAAAATTCAAAATTCAAAACTCTCTTACCTAGAGGTTTTCATCCCGCGAGCCATATCTCGAAAATTGTTCATGTTGGGGCCGGGAAGCCTGCGGTTTGTCGTCGGTGTTGGCATTAAATAATCGGGAGCAAAAGTTATCGTTGATGCAGCCTGAGCTGGAACCTTACCATTAGTCACAGCAACAGCAGGCTTAGGTGCAGGTTCAGCCTTCTGAGGTTTAGCGGCAACAGGTTCCTTCTTCTGCGACTTTGCAGATTTTGGAGGTGCTGCTACTGCTACCAACGGCTGAGCAGCAACAGGCTCAGGCTTCTTAGCTGAAGGCGACTCAGTTTTCGCTGAACCGTTTTCTGGGGCTTTGTCCAATTCTAAGAAATACTCAGACTTCTTAATGCCTAAGAGTCTAGCCAAAAAACCAAAAATGCCACCAAACAAATTTTTGATAAATCCGAACATTACATTTACTCCTTGTTTTTTTTAGAGAAATGTCTACAAGCTTTACAACCAAGTCAGACTAAGAGCTATTGCAACTTTTGTCTATATTTATTCATCAAACTTTACATAAAAGCCTTAGTAAGTATTGATGCTTAGCGTGGGTAGCTTGCAGGCAGCAAGTGCAGAGCTTCTTTGCACTTGTTAACAAATTATCTCAGAATTAGCGCTTAATTTTCATTTAATTTCGATACTGACGTAACGCCGCCGTTCTGCCGTTCTAGATAACTCAATTATTCTACCTCGATCGCTGCTACTTTCTAATTACGACTTTGAGCCGATTAATAAGCTGTCCCACAGTGTCTGCGAACGACTCTGGCGAAGGTATAAGCTTGAATGAGGAAACAATGATAAAAACAAGATGGATAGTTTAAGCGATCGCAACCCAGTCGTACTCATTCACGGCATCTGGGACACAAGCGCCATTTTTAACGCGATGACAGTATACTTGAGCCAGCGGGGTTGGCAAGTCTACAGCCTCGATTTAATCCCCAACGACGGCAGCCTCGGCCTTGAATTCCTCGCCCAGCAACTCGCAGAATTCATTAATACCAGCTTTAAGCCAAAACAGCCTTTAGATTTAATCGGTTTCAGCATGGGCGGCATAGTCAGCCGCTACTACGTGCAACGGTTAGGTGGAATTGAGCGCGTACAACGCTTTATCACCATTTCTTCCCCTCACTACGGAACCCAAACTGCTTACTCTCGCGGGCTACCTGGGTACGTGCAAATGCGTCCGGCTAGTAGTTTTTTGCGGGATTTGAATTATGATGCTGCTATGCTGCAAGATATCAATTTTACATCAATCTGGACTCCTTTTGATGGCATGATTATCCCCGCTCAAAGTTCCCAGATGCCTATAGGTAAAGAGATTAAATACAACGTTTTGCTGCACTCTTTGATGAAGAGCGATCCCAAAGTCTTACAAGCAATAGTTCAAGAACTAGAAGCACCAGTTAAGGAGTTAAATATTCAAAAAAATGTTAATGGTTAACTGTTAATCGTTAATTGTTAACTGTTAACTGTTAATCGTTTGTTATATAGGTTTACCTATTAATTAATTGAAAAATGAACAGCGATCGCGACCGCAACCCAGTGTTACTAATTCACGGACTCTTCGTAAACTCAAAGGTTTTTCGGAGAATGTCTGCTTATTTAACCAACTTAGGTTGGCAGGTATATAGCTTAAATCTCACTCCTAATTACGGCAATGTCGGGCTTGATGAATTAGCGGGCAGAGTAGCAGATTATGCAGATCGAACCTTTGGCTTAGAACAGAAATTCGATCTAGTTGGCTTAAGCATGGGTGGTTTAGTCAGCCGCTATTATGTACAGCGATTAGGTGGAATTAACCGAGTACAGAGGTTTATCGCTATCTCTGCCCCTCATAACGGCACTTGGATGGCCTATAGTCTTTGGGGAAAAGGCTGCGTACAGATGCGCCCCAAAAGTGCTTTTATTGAAGACTTAAATCGAGATATCTCTATGCTAGAACAGATAAATTTTACCTCAATCTGGACTGATTGGGATTTCATCATTGTTCCAGCTACTAGCTCGCAAATACCAGTGGGTAAAGAGTTAAAATTACCGATTTTTGCTCATGGCAATATGGTCAGACACAGCAAGAGTTTAGAGGCGGTTGCTGAAGCATTGGCAGCACCAATTAAACCGCATCCCCAACCTGGGCATATTCGCTATGACCAAAAATCGCCTCAGTTTCGCGGTAATATTTAAACTCTAGTATGTTGTGAAAGGGATCTATTAAAAAGAAAGTGCGATGTTCTGTAGGTAAACCCACAAATCGCCTTTTAGCTTCTTGATAGAATTGTAATCCCTTTTGTTGCGATCGCTCTAATAATGCTTCCCAATCGGCCTCAGAGGTAAAAACCAGCCCAAAGTGTCTGGGGTAGATACCGCGTTGGGGCGTTAGCGGTTCGTGACTGATGTGGGCGACGATTTGATGACCGCAAAGACTTAAAATTAATGAATTAGGGCTTTCGCGACCGATTTCGCAGCCCAAGCCATCCCTGTAAAAGGCTTTTGTCTGGGCAATATCGGTAACGGGGAAGGCAAGATGAAAGATAACTTGGTTCATAATTAGGTGGATTCGTCAAAATGCAGAACTCTGAATTCCTCTTTAATTATTCATTGTTATTCAATCCTTGGGTGGTAGCGATCGCACTAAATACAGTTTTACTCGCGATCGCTAACCTCTCGCCCAAAAAGTTACTCACTCCCGCAGGGTTATTTCACGCTTGGCTGTTGGGCGTACTCATCTGGGGCTGTTTGGGTTGGCAAGGATATGTGGTGGTAATGTTTTATTTTCTACTCGGATCGGCCGTTACCCGCGTTGGCTTAGCCCAAAAAGAGGCCGAAGGTATTGCAGAAAAGCGTTCCGGCGCTAGAGGGCCGGAGAATGTCTGGGGTTCTGCTCTGATCGCTGCTTTTTGCGCCTTGGGCGTGTTTATCGTGGGTATTTTGCCCCCCTCTTACGCAGGGGATTTTAAGGGGGTTATTGCGCTATTAATGTTAGGCTACGTGGCTAGTTTTAGCACTAAGCTTTCCGACACCTGCGCTAGTGAAATCGGTAAAGCTTACGGTAAGCGGACTTTTCTGATTACTACGCTGCAACCCGTACCCAGAGGGACAGAAGGGGCGGTAAGTTTAGAGGGTACATTGGCGGGAATTGTGGCTTCAGTGGCGATCGCACTTCTGGGCTGGGCCGTTGGTTTGATTGATTTGACAGGATTAATATTTTGTGTAGTTGCTGCTTTTGTTGCGACTAATATAGAGAGTGTAATTGGTGCGACGTTGCAATCTAAGTTTGACTGGTTAACGAATGAAGTGGTTAATATTTTCAATACTGCGATCGGCGCGATCGTTGCGGTGTTATTAGCTTTAGCCTGGAGTTATATTTGGTGATGACTGAGTTTCTGGAGCGTGCGATCGCTCGATTGAAAAGTTTGTCTTCTAATGAGCAAGATGCGATCGCAACGATAATATTAGAAGAACTTGAAGATGATCGTCGTTGGGAGGAGTCGTTTGCGCGATCGCCAAATCTGTTGGCTAAGCTTGCAGCCGAGGCGATGGCTGAACACCGTGCAGGCCAAACCCAAGATTTAGATCCAGAAACATTGTGAAATCTCGTACAACTACTCAATTTCGTAAATTGTTTGCTGAGCTACCAGAACAGGTTCAGGAACAAAAGATAATAGTAGTTCATACTGAAGGTGGTTTGAATTATGGAAGCATCAACAACGATTAGAAAAATGATGGCTGGTAACAAAATAGTTGTACCATCCTATCAGCGTGCGTACTCATGGGATACCCCCGATGGAAAGACAGACAGGACTACTCAGATTGATGTCTTTCTGTCAGACTTGGAAGAATACAGTAAAAGCAATGCTGATAGCCCGTATTATTTTGGTCACTTCCTTTTTGAAGGAAAAAATCAAGAATTTTATGTGATAGACGGGCAACAACGGCTGACAACCATTGTGATATTTTTATCGGCTCTTTTTGCCAAGCTGAAAGCGATCGGAAATCTAAGCGAAGATGAAGAAACTTGCTATGAAGACATGGTTAAACGGCGCAGTGCCATACGTTTTTCTACTGTGGATTACGACAATCAGTTATTCATCGACTATGTAATCGAACAAACGAAACTCGATCGTAATGCCCTCGATACCGAATCCGCACGCCGTATTGTTAGAGCATTTGATTTCTTCAAGCAACAACTATCGAGCAAACCTGAAGAATATCTGAGAAAAATGCTCTCTATAATTAGCGAATCCACTTGCACCACTCATCCAGTTAAAAGCGAATCTGAAGCTATTCAGATGTTTATATTCCAGAATGATAGAGGGAAGCAACCTTCTAATCTGGAAATTGTCAAAGCTAAATTTATGTACAACGTGCATCTGTATGGCAATGACGATCGAAATGCGCTGATAGAAGAAATCAAGAATCGTTTTGAGAAAATCTATAAATCAATCTCTTCAATTGAATACAACATCAATGAAGACGATGTTTTACTTTATACCTTAAAAGTCTATTTTAATTCACTTGGGGAAATCAATGCTCTTGATAAAATAAACAAAAATCTATCAAAAGAAACTTCAATTGATTTTATCAAATCCTTTACAACATCACTTTCGAGAAGTTTTGAGCATCTATCCAGTTTTTTTGGCAAACATGAACGCGAGAACTTTGCCATACATTCCTTGATAACACTGATAAAACTTGGAGGTATCGCCATTGCACTTCCGTTTATCATCAAGGCATATAAATACGATCTGCCTATCAATGATATAGGAGCGCTATGTTCGTCGTTGGAGAATTTGTTGCTTCGTCACCGTTCGATCGGAACTCGCGCTGATATAACATCAAGAATCAAGGATGTATTTGAGAATTTCACCGAAAGCAACAAAGATATTCGCCCGATAATAGAACGCATAGAAGGGATGAAAACAACATCGGAATGGTGGTGGGGTTATTGGAATAATGAAAAGCTCAAAGAATCGCTCCAAAGGGGAATACATCATTTAGTTGCAAAATATCTGCTCTGGAAATATGAGATTCATTTAGAGCAACAAGGTAAAAACGGTTATTCCCCTACTCGATTTGACAGAATC
The Kamptonema formosum PCC 6407 genome window above contains:
- a CDS encoding esterase/lipase family protein, coding for MDSLSDRNPVVLIHGIWDTSAIFNAMTVYLSQRGWQVYSLDLIPNDGSLGLEFLAQQLAEFINTSFKPKQPLDLIGFSMGGIVSRYYVQRLGGIERVQRFITISSPHYGTQTAYSRGLPGYVQMRPASSFLRDLNYDAAMLQDINFTSIWTPFDGMIIPAQSSQMPIGKEIKYNVLLHSLMKSDPKVLQAIVQELEAPVKELNIQKNVNG
- a CDS encoding esterase/lipase family protein, translating into MNSDRDRNPVLLIHGLFVNSKVFRRMSAYLTNLGWQVYSLNLTPNYGNVGLDELAGRVADYADRTFGLEQKFDLVGLSMGGLVSRYYVQRLGGINRVQRFIAISAPHNGTWMAYSLWGKGCVQMRPKSAFIEDLNRDISMLEQINFTSIWTDWDFIIVPATSSQIPVGKELKLPIFAHGNMVRHSKSLEAVAEALAAPIKPHPQPGHIRYDQKSPQFRGNI
- a CDS encoding VOC family protein, encoding MNQVIFHLAFPVTDIAQTKAFYRDGLGCEIGRESPNSLILSLCGHQIVAHISHEPLTPQRGIYPRHFGLVFTSEADWEALLERSQQKGLQFYQEAKRRFVGLPTEHRTFFLIDPFHNILEFKYYRETEAIFGHSEYAQVGDAV
- a CDS encoding TIGR00297 family protein is translated as MQNSEFLFNYSLLFNPWVVAIALNTVLLAIANLSPKKLLTPAGLFHAWLLGVLIWGCLGWQGYVVVMFYFLLGSAVTRVGLAQKEAEGIAEKRSGARGPENVWGSALIAAFCALGVFIVGILPPSYAGDFKGVIALLMLGYVASFSTKLSDTCASEIGKAYGKRTFLITTLQPVPRGTEGAVSLEGTLAGIVASVAIALLGWAVGLIDLTGLIFCVVAAFVATNIESVIGATLQSKFDWLTNEVVNIFNTAIGAIVAVLLALAWSYIW
- a CDS encoding DUF262 domain-containing protein: MEASTTIRKMMAGNKIVVPSYQRAYSWDTPDGKTDRTTQIDVFLSDLEEYSKSNADSPYYFGHFLFEGKNQEFYVIDGQQRLTTIVIFLSALFAKLKAIGNLSEDEETCYEDMVKRRSAIRFSTVDYDNQLFIDYVIEQTKLDRNALDTESARRIVRAFDFFKQQLSSKPEEYLRKMLSIISESTCTTHPVKSESEAIQMFIFQNDRGKQPSNLEIVKAKFMYNVHLYGNDDRNALIEEIKNRFEKIYKSISSIEYNINEDDVLLYTLKVYFNSLGEINALDKINKNLSKETSIDFIKSFTTSLSRSFEHLSSFFGKHERENFAIHSLITLIKLGGIAIALPFIIKAYKYDLPINDIGALCSSLENLLLRHRSIGTRADITSRIKDVFENFTESNKDIRPIIERIEGMKTTSEWWWGYWNNEKLKESLQRGIHHLVAKYLLWKYEIHLEQQGKNGYSPTRFDRIISPELEHIAPTTEPEIKPHGYEDYDEELRNQYLNCLGNYLLLSKSHNCAVGNIQFAEKLATYTHNEQQREIQSLVRENGVWSKEIIQHRKDKIIRFIMDNC